In Scyliorhinus torazame isolate Kashiwa2021f unplaced genomic scaffold, sScyTor2.1 scaffold_1697, whole genome shotgun sequence, the sequence gcagtcccagtctagcagctatgtccttttgaACCTGGCGAATTTAGCCTGTGATGGTACTACGAGCCACTCtttgtgatggatattgaagtcccccattcagagtacattctgtgcccttgttgCTATCAGTGCTtcatccaagtggtgttcaacatggagtactgattcatcagctgagggaggacagtatgtggtaatcagctggaggtttccttgcccatgtttgacttggTACCATGAGACTTTGTGGGATGcacagtcgatgttgaggactcccagggtaacttcatccccactgcctaccactgtgccaccacctctgttgggtctgtcctgccggtgggacaggatatacccaggaatggtgatagtggtgcctgggacattatctgtaaggtatgattccttgAGTATGACTACGTTAGGTTGTTGCTTGGCTAGTCTGTAagatagctctcccaattttgacacaagcccccagatgttagtaagggcgACCATTCAAgatcaacagggctgggtttgcgcTTGTCGTTCCTGGTGCCTAAGTCAATGCCAGGTGATCAATCTGTCTCTATTCCTTTTTGTTTCCTTTATAGTGGTTGAGTGTATCTGAGTGGTTTGCccgaccatttcagaggacatttaagagtctaccacattgctgtggatctggagtcatgtgtaggccagaccaggtaaagacggtaGATTTTCTTCCCCAAGGGACAATAGTGAACCTGTcgggtttttacgacagtcgataatgatttcatggtcatcattagagtatTATCTGGAAACACTTTCAGCTGCACATCAATAGACTCCTGACCTGTTCGGGATGTCGATACAGCTGTTTGCAGAAGTTGCTTTTAATGTTGGTAATTTCCCTCGAAACTTTCTCCCTCACTTCAAATCTTCATTTCCTATACTCAGTCTCCAACCTAAATACGCCACTTGCATCCGTCTCAAATTCCAAGCGTTACTCTGTCAAAGCAGTACTCCATCGAGCTGGTCTTCATGCCAATCCTACTCTGCTTCTCAGTTCTGGAAATCCTGAGCAGCAAAAATGTGTTCAGAGACTTGACAAAACATGTTTGGGTTTCTGTTTTCTGATCTTTACTCCTTGATATGGGCACTACCCCAGGAGCAAAATGCAAAAACAAAAAATCCCAAAGCATTTTTATCTCCTTGGTTTAATTTTTATTTCACTGCTCAGTTCATTTTTTTCTTTATTGCAGCTAGACGATTATATTTACCGGTCCTCTAGCTTATTGAATCAAACTGAAGAACCTGATGTTCCCAAAGAAGATTCATCTAAAGTGACAGCTCTCGGCACTTTCATCATGGATTTACATCTGGAGCTTATTCAGGTTTATTACAGAGTGGCATTTAAACTCCTCAAAATGAATTGTGGTTAGTTATTACACCTACAATAATATTATGTAGAATATTAAAATTACATATTTGAAAAATTGTAAAACTGCAAATAACATTTTTGGTCAGTGAGTAATATTTTTTATGATAAAAATTTGTTAATTATCTTTCCGCCGCCATAAGTTGACAGTGACTGAAGTGACTGGCTCTTAGACAAAGGTCAATGTTGCTTTTAATTGGCTGTCTGCTACTTCTCTTCTTTTGTAGAAGAGGTCTCCTCATGGTAGCACCACATAAATTAGCAACTCTGCTAGGTGGGAATTTCCTCTGTTTTGGCACACTTGTCTTTTTTGCTGTGACCTCTAGCTACTTTTATAACATTGGTTGATATGCTATAAAATTAACTTTTGTGCCTCTGTGAAAGTAGTTTATAAATATGAATGCAGATTGCTCCAGTTATTTCCCGCCTTTCTGTGTCTTGGTGATCTTTCCCCCTCAGTTCAATAGTGGCTTTACTTCTGTAATAATAGTGTTCGGTGTCATGTGAAAACTTGCAGACAATCATTTCCTTGGGCTTTTCCATCCTCTCACGGTTATTACTCCCTCCCGCTGCTGGGAATACTGGAAACATGGCCTTTTCAAGATTGCTCTTAATTCATTTGTAGTTCTCAATTGAATTAAGAGGCAACCTAATGACATGAGTAAGGAATTGGTTAAAAGGCAGGAACCTGAGGTCACTTTAACTGTTGTCTCCTAATACTGTGCCCATCTTCCCTGGAGCTCCATGTTTGAATTCCTCCAATTAGGTTTGCCACAATACCAAAGTGGCTTTgatcaaagtcacaaattacagCCTATGTAACTGAGACAAAGGTAAATAATTCCTCCTCCTTGACCTGTCAAAAGCCTTTGAAATGGGTGACACACTTTAAGATCTCTCTGCTGTCATCCAGCTGGGTGGGGTGATTCTATTCTTTATCCAGTCATAGCCAGAGTACCACCTGCAATGACTTCTCTTCCCACTCTTATTCCATTACCTCTGGAGTCGGCCAAGGATCTCTATGTTTGTGCATGTCCGTCCATTTCTCATCCATAAACTATGATCCAAAAGCACAGCATCAGTTTTCATGTGTATGCTAATGACACCTTGGgctgattttccagcccttcctgctagTGGGATCTTCAGGTTCTGTCTTCAGGTCTTGCTGAAGTTGCCCCCTGCTGCAGGTTTCCCAGCAGCAAAATGAACGAGTCATAGAAATTGCCATTGACTTCGGCAGGACCAGTTGATTCCATCTGCAGCCTGTGTCGAGCCGTAGGAAAACCAGCTGTGAGGAGGGATGGAAAATTCCATCCCTAGTCTATCTCGCCAAATCTTTTCTTTACCCATCTACTTTATAATTGTCAGATGGATTGTCTGACATCCAGTGGTGTATTTCCCCAAACTTAATATgatgaagactgaagccattgtcatTGGTCCCCACTGCAAACTCCACTCCCTAGTCTCTGATTCTataataagcaaaatactgtggatgctggaatctgaaacaagaacaggagAAACCTCAACAGGTGGAAAACGTCAGCCGGTCTGCCATCCTGAattgggagagaaacagagttaacgtttcaagtcataGATCATTCATCGCAACTGAAGGAAGGGAGAACGTGCGAGAACAAaagaaactgcaacaaaaagtagcaactttaagaacaaactaAGGATAGCCAGGtgtgaaaggaggagggggtgtttTGCATTGAAGCAATCACGTatgaaatatttttttgaaaaggaAAATGGAAGAAAGAGGGGCTTAAGATGAGGGAGAAACGTCAAAAtctaaagttgctgaactcaacTTTGAGAACTGCTGAGCTGTTCTAGCCTTCTCTATTCTAAACCTTCCTGTGGAGGATGACCAAAACTTAATCAGATCGTTCTAACCTTGGTGTCATGTTTGACCTCGAGCTTCtgaccacatgtctcctccatagcATTGGTAGacttcctagaatccctacagtgcagaaggaggcccatcgagcctgcaccaaccctacgAATgatcacccccaccctatccccatgactccacctaaccttttgacattaaaaggcaatttagaatggtcaatctccctcacctgcacatctttgaactgtgagaagaaagcggagcacccggaggaaacccatgcagacacggggagaacggtccctgatgctgtgagacagcagtgctaaccattatgccactgtgccgcccctaagaCTTCAACCCTGTCTCAGCTTAACTACTGATGGAAGCTCTAGATTTGGCACTCATGACCAGCCTCCCACTTGCTGCCCTCCTTAAAATTTaagctcatccaaaattctgctgccagtGCTGAACTTGCACCAAGTCCATTCACCTCTGTGAATTCATCTGTGCTTGTACTCCTATATTGGCTCCTGGTTAAGTATCaccacaattttaaaattctcattcttatttCCAAATCTTCCATGGTTTTGCTACTCCCTATCATACTTCTACAACCTTGCAAGATAACTGCAATTTTTCAATTCTGACTGCTTCACAATCCCAATTTTAATCATTCCATCATTGGTGCCTTTAGCAGCTTTGGAACTTCTTTCAAAAATCTCTACCACTCTATCATCCTTTAAGACACTTCCTAAAATCTACTATCTACTCTAATATCTCCCCCTACCATCTACTCTAATAGCTCCCTAGTTCCCTATGTGGTTTAATGTCAAATGTTATTTGATATCGCCCCTCTGAAACACCTTGGATGTTTTAATATATTAATGATGCGATATAAATGTATGTTGTTGTCATTGCTAAATGTAATGAAGATACAAATTAGTCAAgatttaattgaatggtggaacagtgttgaggggttgaatggcctactcctgttccgaagTTCCAGAATTACTGGAAATATTCAGTTACTACTTACTTGTGGGAAAGTGCTCTGTATCTCCTTTGGCGCTTCTAACTATTGATATAAGCATCTTGATCCAACATAGATTGGTATTGTCAGCGATGCCACCAGAGTAATTTTTCTTGTTTACAAATGCCTGTATTCCTTCAGTGTACTTAACTTCTGCAGCCTTCTCCAAGTCAATATTCCTGCTCAACCAACTCTTGCTGATTGTGTATATCCCCTCTCCACTCTAGCATCAATGACAAACATTTCAACTGTCTTGTCCCCGCATACAAGAATTCTCTTtcgaaacacttctccctgctttgATGCATCTTTCTGTACCTTTTGAAGGCCTTCTTAGAATCTGATTCTCCAAAGTTACTTTGGCAGTTCTGTTATTTGCCCTACTGCTCCCATTTGTATTTTATTTTGAATTATGAATTAGTTTGGAGGATTTTTATCATTTTAAAAGCACTACACGAAGGCAAGTTGTCCTTGAGGACAATGTTGAAGAAAAGAGAAACTTTTATATCTGGAAAAGAAGCAGTacagaaacaaaaagaaaacaaatagTAAGTGATAATGGGCTGAAGTATGCACTTCCATATTGGAAAATAGCTCCAACAGCTGTGAATGAGCATCCCAATCACTGGGATTAAAGAGAGCTTGTAAGTCAATATTTGTGGTGTAAATCACAGAAAATTAATAGAAAGTCTCTGATGCCCTCAACTGTTCCTTTTACTTTTCTTTATCCATTGAAGAGTCAACAAACTACGAAAACAACAATCAAGAAATCATTGGTCCTCATGAAAATTATGGCTTTACCATTTCAACAGGTAAGACTAAATATGGAAATCATATAAACACAATTTCTTTTGTGTTGGTTTTTGGTGTGTTGTTGCATTTGGAGCGCAATGGATCTGAGTGGCCTTTCTGAGGCTGGTGTAAGGCTGGGGAAGTGAGATCAGGTTTGGACAGGTGCCGGGGGAGTGAAAGAGCaccaagggacaatggttagattctctcttgttgaagatggtcattgcccggcacttgtgtggtgtgcatGTCACCTGCTATTTGTCAGTCTGAGCCTAATTGCCCAGATTTTGCAGCATTTGGACATGGAATGCTTTGTAGACATGGATAATTAGAACTTTAGAGGTGGTAAGAGTtaggagggtgtgactgcaaatCAGGATGGCATGGGGGCACAGCATGCATTAACAGAGAAGCCTAAGCCCCTGACTTTATGCAGTAGTCACAAAGTGCTTATTCCCTGTGTGAATGAGGAGAAGGAGTGCAAGTTGGATTAACAAACTGACCATGGCACCATGGTGAAGGATGTCATTCAAGTTGGTCGAACGAAAAGGAACAATTGGAATTTAACCAACTCCCACAcggacaaacacctttgtccagcatgaatctaacgctaggattcgggggaaccatagatttgagccagggaagtgggatggaaatttttgagatgagaggagaaaggaattaggacactaaaagatttgtttcttgggggtcggtttgcaagattaaaggagctgggaacgaagtatgggtgggagcagggggaaatatttagatacatgcaggtttgagactttatcagaaaggagatacagagcttcccggtagagccggcttccacattgctggaggaggtgctgacgacagggggactggacaaggggttagtgtcggcggtttacggggctgttttggaagaggagaagacaccactggaagggataaaGACAAagcaggaggaagagttgggagagggaatggaggtgctccagagggtgaatgcctctaaCTCGTGTTGCGAGGTTgaagttgatacagctgaaggtggtatacagagcacacctcacaagggcgaggaggtagaagatgtgtgtgaacgttgcgggggggctccgcaaaccacgttcacatgttttggtcctgtccaaagctggaggattactggtaggaggtgtttcgggtaatctctaaagtggtgcatgtgaaactggactcgGGCTCTCgggagccatattcggggtgttggaccagccggggttggaaatgaatgcggaggcagatgttgtagtcttcgcctcgttgataacccaaaggcagatcctgttgggatggagatcaacctctccatcctgtgccctgccgtggcggggggacctgctggaattcttgatccttgagaaggtcaaatttgaactgaggggaaggatggaggggttctacaattcatgggcattattcattatgtacttttgagaattggatcacatcgaacattggggggttggggggagagggactgtatgtgttaatgtggcgactctgggcttttcacagtaacttcattgcagtgttaatgtaagcctacttgtgacaataaagattcttaattATTATTAAACATATGGTAAGAAGGGGTTTTAATTCATGGGGCACTTGCATCAGTACTCTGGGAAGAGTGAGATATTCTGTTGGGATGGACTTCACTGCAACCgggctgggaccagtgtcctgacCAATTGTATAACTCGGGCTATGAACAAGGCTTTGAGCGAATTCAGGTGGGGGAGCATTTGGGTGAATGGAGATTAGAGAAAGGTCAAGGTATAGGTCATAATAGTATAGTGATGTGGGTAAAGACAGCACAGTGGGTCAGAAAGGGGCAGTGAGTTCAAAAAAAATGTACATCAGCGAATTATCAGCGTACAGgagtttaaaaaaatgaaattaacTTCTTTATTCTAATGCATGAAGcatctgcaatgagacagatgaacTCGTGACACAAATACAGGTGAATGATTTAGATCTCATcgctattacagagacatggggTGCGATTGAACGGCCACGCAGTGGCCGAAAAGCAGCACAGCATGCCCGagagaagctgggagaccccgctcatgggatctacccggctcgcaacgcctcgcgagatctaaagtGATCTTGTGAGATGTTACAATGTAAAGCCCGCCCACTGTGAGCAGGATCACTTttaagcaaatctgcatattaaagcaggACAGCTAGTATCATTTTAATGCGTAGTTTCCCCAGGTCCCCGAGGTGTTGGGACCTATCCCCTtttccttggagacctcgggcgagcatcgTTCACACTGGTCTCCagaaacggggaccaggtggaacagcaatTATGGGGGtcgcccaggggatcggaggctaccaggtgcatgcccttgtggcagggtggtaccctggcactggtgccacctgggcactctggcagtgccacctgggtgccagcctgtgactgccaaggtacccatgtggcactgccagctggcagggcgctgccagggtgctaggttggcactgccaaggtgcaaagtTGACATTTTCTGTGCCATGCCGATCGGGCTGATgtgccctgtgcgggtgttggGGAGTGCGGAGGGGCCGGTGACTCTCCCATCGTGTGTTGGTgctgggggagtgttggggatcgcTTTGGGAGCTCGAGATTGGGGCGTCATTTAAAAACGATGCCCTGATCTCTCACTACACAACCCCTCAGTGCTCAAAATGGGCAATGTGCAGTCTCGGCTATGCGTTCCCTGCTGAAGCCCCCTATCTAACCGGGGTGCCATTTTATAGCTGCGAGCACTTGGAAACGCGCTCGCTatgtgactttgttcccatttagttaaatcctgccCATGGTTACAAGGTGGGGTTGGGAAGTAAATATTCAGAGTACAAAATATTTCAGAAAGACAGACAAAATGGCAAATGAGGTAGGATAGTCCTTACCGTAAAGGATAAAAGTGAGAATGGATCTGGCCTCTGACATTCATGAAACAGAATCAGTATGGGTGCAAATTAAAAAGAACAAGGGCAGAAGTTTCTCACTTTTTGTATAAGTGTCAACTCAGACAGGAAAGGTGTAGTGTAGTCCACCGGCTGCACTGCTGGCTTTTCCCGCCATATTTTTAAACACTTTAAAAAAACATCAAGCATGTGGGACCCAAAATGTCACACTAGGATGGTGGGCTCTGAATGAGCCT encodes:
- the LOC140407637 gene encoding cilia- and flagella-associated protein 54-like, which translates into the protein LDDYIYRSSSLLNQTEEPDVPKEDSSKVTALGTFIMDLHLELIQVYYRVAFKLLKMNCESTNYENNNQEIIGPHENYGFTISTEADIIKKVKKNNVLKAVFLIQKVMFLYNKDHDQSSRNHLLE